A window of the Streptomyces finlayi genome harbors these coding sequences:
- a CDS encoding acyl-CoA synthetase gives MTPLLPALQDLSGTSGTAASREAVRFGGLSLTYAQLAAASNALAVRLAGAGRVAVWATPTAETVVSVVAALRAGVPAVPVNPRTGARELAHIVADSAPTTVLAGPADELPAALAGLERLDVSTDTATAPDGAFPEPFPEPSPEAPALIVYTSGTTGPPKGAVLPRRAIAASLDALEDAWRWTGDDVLVHALPLFHVHGLILGVLGPLRRGGSVRHLGRFSVEGVAAELLSGGTMLFGVPTMYHRLAEALGDPAGSPGLTKALAGARLLVSGSAALPVHDHERIAAATGRRVIERYGMTETLMNTGVRADGEARPGTVGPPLRGVALRLVEEDGTVLDDPATIGEIQVRGPNLFTGYLNRPDATAAALTEDGWFRTGDMATRDADGYVRIVGRKATDLIKSGGYKIGAGEIENALLDHPGVREAAVTGEPDADLGERIVAWVVPADPGSPPPAEELADHVAGLLAPHKRPRTVRFLDALPRNDLGKIMKRSLGR, from the coding sequence GTGACGCCTCTTCTGCCTGCACTCCAGGACCTGTCAGGAACGTCCGGCACCGCGGCCTCCCGGGAAGCCGTCCGGTTCGGCGGGCTCTCCTTGACCTACGCACAGCTGGCCGCCGCCTCGAACGCCCTCGCGGTCCGCCTCGCGGGGGCGGGACGGGTCGCCGTCTGGGCCACGCCGACCGCGGAGACCGTCGTCTCGGTGGTGGCGGCCCTGCGCGCCGGAGTGCCCGCCGTGCCGGTCAACCCGAGGACGGGCGCACGCGAACTGGCGCACATCGTGGCCGACAGCGCGCCCACGACGGTGCTCGCCGGGCCCGCCGACGAACTCCCGGCGGCGCTGGCCGGGCTCGAACGCCTGGACGTCAGCACCGACACGGCCACCGCCCCGGACGGCGCTTTCCCCGAGCCCTTCCCCGAGCCCTCCCCCGAGGCTCCAGCGCTGATCGTCTACACCTCCGGCACCACGGGCCCGCCGAAGGGCGCCGTCCTGCCCCGCCGTGCGATCGCCGCCTCGCTGGACGCGCTGGAGGACGCCTGGCGGTGGACCGGGGACGACGTCCTCGTCCACGCCCTGCCGCTGTTCCATGTGCACGGCCTGATCCTGGGCGTGCTCGGGCCGCTGCGCCGGGGTGGTTCGGTGCGCCACCTGGGCCGGTTCTCCGTCGAGGGCGTGGCAGCGGAGCTGCTGTCCGGCGGCACGATGCTCTTCGGTGTACCGACGATGTACCACCGGCTGGCCGAGGCACTCGGCGACCCGGCGGGCTCCCCCGGGCTGACGAAGGCGCTCGCGGGCGCCCGGCTGCTGGTATCCGGCTCGGCGGCCCTGCCCGTCCACGACCACGAGCGCATCGCGGCGGCGACCGGCCGCCGGGTCATCGAGCGGTACGGGATGACGGAGACCCTGATGAACACGGGGGTGCGCGCCGACGGCGAGGCGCGCCCCGGGACGGTGGGCCCGCCCCTGCGTGGCGTCGCGCTCCGGCTGGTCGAGGAGGACGGCACGGTGCTCGACGATCCGGCCACGATCGGCGAGATCCAGGTGCGCGGCCCGAACCTCTTCACCGGCTATCTGAACCGGCCCGACGCGACGGCCGCCGCCCTCACCGAGGACGGCTGGTTCCGTACGGGCGACATGGCCACGCGCGACGCCGACGGCTATGTGCGGATCGTCGGGCGCAAGGCCACCGATCTCATCAAGAGCGGGGGGTACAAGATCGGCGCGGGCGAGATCGAGAACGCCCTGCTGGACCACCCGGGTGTGCGCGAGGCCGCCGTCACCGGCGAGCCCGACGCGGATCTCGGTGAGCGGATCGTCGCCTGGGTGGTGCCCGCCGATCCCGGTTCCCCTCCCCCGGCGGAGGAGCTGGCGGACCACGTCGCGGGCCTGTTGGCCCCGCACAAGCGCCCGCGCACGGTCCGCTTCCTGGACGCGCTGCCCCGCAACGACCTGGGAAAGATCATGAAACGGTCGCTGGGTCGCTGA
- a CDS encoding nitrate/nitrite transporter, protein MWIPPRSSRPPPQPRSPLLPNLATATVGFALTFWAWNLIAPMSADYKDRLGLSSFEQSLLVAVPVLVGSLGRIPVGALTDKYGARVMFPLVSALTVVPVILLIPARNSYGAMLAVGFLLGLGGTTFAIGIPLVNSWFQPARRGFALGIFGMGMGGVALSGYFTPRIAKHGDSLPFLVVGGALVLYALLSAVLITDRPDRKIPADTLARRLGEAGKLRVTWELSALYAIGFGGIVAFGVYLPTYLKTWYDLSPTDAGTRAAGFALVTVLFRPVGGWLSDRIHPAMVASVALLTAALMAIVQAFDPPLVPGGTIALLGMAAGLGTASGSVFALVSQVTPQTKVGSVTGIVGAMGGLGGFVPPLVMGAIFSAKDSYSIGFMLLSDLALAGCVYAYGRMRTAERSG, encoded by the coding sequence CTGTGGATACCGCCGCGAAGCAGTCGTCCGCCCCCGCAGCCGAGGAGTCCGCTGCTCCCTAACCTGGCGACGGCCACGGTCGGCTTCGCGCTCACCTTCTGGGCGTGGAATCTCATCGCCCCGATGTCCGCGGACTACAAGGACAGGCTGGGGCTCAGCTCGTTCGAGCAGTCCCTCCTGGTCGCCGTGCCGGTGCTGGTCGGTTCGCTGGGCCGGATCCCGGTGGGCGCGCTCACCGACAAGTACGGCGCCCGGGTGATGTTCCCGCTGGTCTCGGCGCTGACGGTCGTCCCGGTGATCCTGCTGATCCCGGCGAGGAACTCCTACGGCGCGATGCTCGCGGTCGGATTCCTGCTGGGTCTGGGCGGCACCACGTTCGCGATCGGCATCCCGCTGGTCAACTCGTGGTTCCAGCCCGCCAGGCGGGGCTTCGCCCTGGGGATCTTCGGCATGGGAATGGGCGGGGTGGCGCTGTCCGGCTACTTCACGCCCCGGATCGCGAAGCACGGCGACAGTCTGCCGTTCCTCGTGGTCGGCGGTGCCCTCGTCCTCTACGCGCTCCTCTCCGCCGTACTGATCACCGACCGCCCCGACCGGAAGATCCCGGCCGATACCCTGGCCCGTCGGCTGGGCGAGGCGGGGAAGCTGCGGGTGACCTGGGAGCTGTCCGCCCTGTACGCGATCGGCTTCGGCGGCATCGTCGCCTTCGGGGTCTACCTCCCGACGTATCTCAAGACCTGGTACGACCTCTCACCGACCGACGCGGGCACCCGGGCCGCAGGGTTCGCCCTGGTCACCGTCCTCTTCCGGCCGGTCGGCGGCTGGCTCTCCGACCGTATCCACCCGGCCATGGTCGCCTCGGTGGCCCTGCTGACCGCCGCACTGATGGCGATCGTCCAGGCGTTCGACCCGCCCCTGGTACCGGGTGGCACCATCGCGCTGCTCGGTATGGCGGCCGGTCTCGGCACCGCGAGCGGCAGCGTCTTCGCCCTGGTCTCGCAGGTGACACCGCAGACCAAGGTGGGCAGTGTGACGGGCATCGTCGGCGCGATGGGCGGTCTCGGCGGATTCGTACCGCCGCTGGTTATGGGCGCGATCTTCAGCGCGAAGGACTCGTACTCGATCGGATTCATGCTGCTGTCCGATCTGGCGCTCGCCGGGTGTGTGTACGCGTACGGACGGATGCGGACGGCCGAGCGCTCCGGCTGA